The following coding sequences lie in one Cloeon dipterum chromosome 1, ieCloDipt1.1, whole genome shotgun sequence genomic window:
- the LOC135934259 gene encoding probable RNA-binding protein 18 yields MSYKEELNNQPPLPLEPLPRGSEDERRLWIGNLDPRVTEFTLLKLLQSYGAIEKFDLLFHRQGPLAGQPRGYAFITYKSISEASHAMKALHGKLVGTRTITVRLATSVPKEDLERHKPEILIPALSGTKTKSDEKKSSPMTKIQEIEAKLQRMQNSSQAFNLTATASKPKIAPKGPLVVPGMVLYKPQPQLKDKAAPYNKNDRRHHRHRR; encoded by the exons ATGAGCTACAAAGAG GAATTAAACAACCAACCTCCTTTGCCATTAGAGCCTCTACCCAGGGGCAGTGAAGATGAACGCCGATTGTGGATTGGCAATCTGGACCCCCGAGTTACAGAGT TTACTTTACTGAAACTGCTGCAATCCTATGGTGCCATCGAGAAGTTTGACCTATTATTCCACCGCCAAGGCCCCTTGGCAGGCCAGCCGAGGGGCTATGCATTCATCACATACAAGTCAATCTCTGAGGCCTCCCATGCCATGAAAGCATTGCATGGGAAACTTGTCGGGACCAGAACCATCACTGTTCGACTCGCCACCAGTGTTCCAAAA GAAGATTTAGAGAGACACAAACCAGAGATTCTTATTCCGGCTCTTTCTGGTACCAAGACCAAGTCAGACGAGAAAAAATCAAG TCCCATGACTAAAATACAAGAGATTGAGGCAAAACTGCAAAGAATGCAGAATTCTTCTCAAGCCTTCAACTTAACTGCCACAGCCTCAAAGCCAAAGATAGCTCCAAAAGGACCGCTGGTGGTGCCAGGAATGGTGCTATACAAGCCACAGCCCCAGCTAAAAGATAAGGCAGCTCCATACAATAAAAACGACCGACGCCATCACCGGCATCGTAGATAA